Below is a genomic region from Flavobacterium ginsengisoli.
ATATCTTCCTAAAATATTTGATGCTTCTAAAGTTGATACGGTTATCGATGTGAGCGAAGAAGAAGCACGCGCAATGACCAAAAGACTAGCTCTAGAAGAAGGCGTTTTTGCAGGAATGAGCAGCGGGGGTTCTGTTGCTGTTGCCTTAAAAATTGCCGAACAATTAGAATCTGGAGTTGTGGTTGCCGTTATCTGCGATAGAGGAGATCGTTATTTATCTTCGGATTTATTTGATTAAAAAAGATACTAAGTTGCTAAGTTTTCAATAGCAAAAAAACTTTATATCTTAGAATATCAGCAACTTTAAAAAAACTTAGAATCTTAGCAACTCACAACCTTAGAATCTCAAAAAAAATGAACTACAGAAAACTAGGAAAAACAAACTTTAATATATCTGAAATTTCACTTGGCACTTGGCAAGTTGGCGGAAAAATGGGGATCGGGTTTTGATGACAAAATAGCCGATGAACTTTTGAATACTGCTATTGATAATGGCGTAAACTTTATCGATACTGCCGATGTTTATGAAAACGGATTAAGCGAAACTGCCGTTGGAAGAGTGGTTCGCTCTCGTTCTGAACGTATTTTTGTTGCTACAAAATGCGGACGCCAAATAAATCCGCATGTAAATGAAGGATATACGCCAAAAGTGCTTCAGAAATTTGTTGAAGACAGTTTAAAAAGAACGGGATTAGAAACACTTGATTTGATTCAGTTGCATTGTCCGCCAACTGAAGTTTACTATCGCCCAGAAATATTTGAACTTTTTGACAGACTAAAAGAACAAGGAAAAATTCTTAATCTTGGCGTAAGTGTTGAAAAAGTAGAAGAAGCTCTAAAAGCAATCGAATATTCTAATGTAACAACGGTTCAGATTATTTTCAATTTGTTTCGTCAGCGTCCTTCTGAGTTATTTTTCTCAGAAGCCAAAAGGAAAGATATCGGAATTATTGCTCGAGTTCCTTTAGCAAGTGGACTTTTAACAGGTAAATTTGATTCGAAAACAACTTTTAAACCTCAGGATCACCGAAATTTTAATCGTAACGGAGAAGCATTTGATAAAGGCGAAACTTTTTCTGGAATTGACTATGAATTAGGTTTAAAAGCAGTTGAACAATTAAAAGACTTATTTCCAGAGTCAAAAAATCTCGCCGCAATTGCCCTTCAATGGATTTTAAGTTTCGATGAAATAAGCTGTATTATTCCTGGAGCATCAAAAACAGAACACGTTTTATCGAATTTATCTGTTTATGATACTCCAAAATTAACTTCAGAGCAGATTGCTCGCAATGAATAAAATTTACAATAATCTTATCAAACCTTCTGTTCATCAGCTTTGGTAAATCATATATAAAACAAATTAAGATGCTGAAATTATAAAAGATTTCAGCATCTTAAAAAACCACAAAAACTTCTGAGAGAAAATTCCCTACAACTCTCACGCAACCTTTTCTTTATTAGCGCATCTAATAATAAAACTAATCATAAAACCATACTATGAAAAAACTAAGTTTTATATTATTTGCGACTTCGCTTATATGCTTTTCCTGCAGTAATGATGACAGTACAACACAAGAAGAAGACACTGCAAAGCTTGAAAGTTTGTATAACGACGTCATCACATACTCAAAAGTCAATACTGAATCTTGTTCTAATCCTGCAGAATGGGGTTTTGTAAAAATGACCGACAGTCCCTGTTCAGCAACTGGAGGATATATTTTATATTCGAAAAAAGCAACTTTATCTGTTCTAGAAAAGAAAATTGAACAGTATAATGCACACAAAGCATATATCAATAAAAAATGGGGATTCCTTGCAGATACGCCACCTTGCACACAGCACAACATCCCGTCAGGAGTAAAATGTGTTGATAACAAACCACAATTATCTTTTGAGAATGTTTTACATTAAAAATATAAAAGGCTGCCAAGAATTAAAATCTTAGCGACCTTTTTTTTAAATTTAGGCATCAAATTCAATTCTAAATTCTGCGCCTTTATTTTTTCCTTCACTCGAAGCAGTTAATCGCCCTTTGTTTCTTTCAATTATTTTTTTGCACAAATACAATCCGATCCCTGTAGAACCTTCGTTTGCAGTTCCTAGTCGGCTCATTTTTGTGAACTTTTTAAACAATTCTTCTATCTGGTATTTATCAAAGCCCATCCCGTTGTCTTTTACAGTAACAATCAGTTTGGCATTTTCAGAAAAGATTCTAACTTTAATTTCGCTGTCAAAGTAAGAAAACTTAACCGCGTTGCTAATTAGATTTACTAAAACTTGAATTAAAAGCCCCTCGTCTATTTTCAAATTTGCTTTCTCGCAATCTAAGACTAAATCTAACCTTACATTTTTATCCAACAAACGTTGCTCTACTTGTTCGTTAATAAAAGGAACGATATTAGAGAACAAAACCGTTTTAGCTTCTTGGCTTACTTTTACAATTTCGTCTTGTTCTTTTAGCAATTTGATAAAATTTTCGATGTATCGAAATTGTAATTCAGTCGATTCACAAATCAACTCAGCCAAATTTTTAACCGATTCCGATGGATTTTCACTAATAATTAGCTTGGCTAAACCTTGCGGATTTCCTGCAAAATTCTTCAAATCATGAGAAAGCATGTAGACCAAATCCTGCTTTTCGTTT
It encodes:
- a CDS encoding aldo/keto reductase; the protein is MALGKLAEKWGSGFDDKIADELLNTAIDNGVNFIDTADVYENGLSETAVGRVVRSRSERIFVATKCGRQINPHVNEGYTPKVLQKFVEDSLKRTGLETLDLIQLHCPPTEVYYRPEIFELFDRLKEQGKILNLGVSVEKVEEALKAIEYSNVTTVQIIFNLFRQRPSELFFSEAKRKDIGIIARVPLASGLLTGKFDSKTTFKPQDHRNFNRNGEAFDKGETFSGIDYELGLKAVEQLKDLFPESKNLAAIALQWILSFDEISCIIPGASKTEHVLSNLSVYDTPKLTSEQIARNE
- a CDS encoding sensor histidine kinase, which encodes MTLLATAATLWVLNKLIKPIATASKALDDYRGSRKMPALPTEYTDEAGLLLCNIQESINEAETFINEKQDLVYMLSHDLKNFAGNPQGLAKLIISENPSESVKNLAELICESTELQFRYIENFIKLLKEQDEIVKVSQEAKTVLFSNIVPFINEQVEQRLLDKNVRLDLVLDCEKANLKIDEGLLIQVLVNLISNAVKFSYFDSEIKVRIFSENAKLIVTVKDNGMGFDKYQIEELFKKFTKMSRLGTANEGSTGIGLYLCKKIIERNKGRLTASSEGKNKGAEFRIEFDA